The following are encoded in a window of Ignicoccus islandicus DSM 13165 genomic DNA:
- a CDS encoding class I SAM-dependent rRNA methyltransferase yields MITEEGLRKALAGPPIVFEKNVKGKGKVGELVDIEFGDMKLCGMWDETGPVRLRLLLFHECPSTPKDAFEELIENSYRVRELNGAANWEAYRLVNGDGDMLSGLIVDVYKDVAVLQSSSRAIDVHISEIAEIVKRVTGVSSVYEKSVQRVRRKVGLEPREGFIIGNVKEVVVDEEGVKMYVNVTLQKTGLYLDQRENRVLFGHLSYGRVLDLFSYTGGFGLHALHNGASKVKFVDEDPEALSVLRINLKLNGVNEDKAEIVQSDVWSYLRIERGSFDSMSVDPPAFIPSKEYFEIGVKDYLKAYSESLKRLEIGGIAALSSCSQPLTRDKFLGVIGKATRYAKSHVRIFKIGGASRDHVTLPQVPYLEYLKTAFLVKIGSTYSS; encoded by the coding sequence GTGATAACCGAGGAAGGTCTGCGGAAAGCCCTAGCTGGCCCTCCAATAGTGTTCGAAAAGAACGTAAAGGGTAAGGGAAAGGTAGGCGAATTGGTAGACATCGAGTTCGGGGACATGAAGCTATGCGGGATGTGGGACGAGACAGGTCCAGTGAGGCTGAGGTTGCTCCTATTTCACGAGTGTCCATCAACTCCCAAGGACGCGTTCGAAGAGCTTATAGAAAATAGCTATCGAGTGAGGGAGCTCAATGGAGCGGCCAATTGGGAAGCCTATAGGCTAGTTAACGGCGATGGAGATATGCTGTCCGGGCTAATTGTTGACGTATATAAGGACGTAGCCGTTTTACAGTCCTCGTCTAGGGCCATCGACGTTCACATTAGTGAAATAGCGGAAATAGTTAAGAGGGTGACTGGCGTCTCCAGCGTCTACGAAAAGAGCGTTCAGAGGGTCAGGAGGAAGGTTGGCCTAGAACCTAGGGAGGGTTTCATTATAGGCAACGTCAAGGAAGTCGTTGTGGACGAAGAAGGCGTAAAGATGTACGTGAACGTAACCTTACAGAAAACTGGGCTATATTTGGATCAAAGGGAGAATAGGGTTCTGTTTGGTCATCTTTCTTACGGAAGGGTATTGGATCTCTTCTCATATACTGGAGGTTTCGGTCTCCATGCACTTCACAACGGGGCATCTAAGGTTAAGTTCGTTGACGAGGATCCAGAGGCGCTCAGCGTGCTTAGGATAAACTTGAAATTAAATGGGGTAAACGAAGATAAGGCTGAGATAGTCCAATCCGATGTATGGAGTTACTTGAGGATCGAGAGGGGCTCTTTCGATTCGATGAGCGTAGATCCGCCGGCCTTCATTCCCTCGAAGGAATACTTCGAAATCGGTGTAAAGGATTACTTAAAAGCGTATTCTGAGAGCTTAAAGCGACTCGAGATCGGAGGCATCGCTGCGCTTTCGTCTTGTTCTCAACCTCTTACTCGAGATAAGTTCTTAGGTGTGATAGGGAAAGCGACTCGCTACGCTAAATCCCACGTAAGGATATTCAAGATAGGAGGGGCTTCTAGGGACCACGTTACCTTACCCCAGGTCCCTTACCTCGAATACTTGAAAACAGCGTTCCTCGTAAAGATAGGTAGTACATACTCATCCTAA
- a CDS encoding triphosphoribosyl-dephospho-CoA synthase, with amino-acid sequence MGTIDLGREAPPRVRLVPKCDLILIAEALEGAYPKAGNVYPTNPSNFQYFDLLMEAYRLKEVCEMKLPLGERFLAFIPNQRKSALTGFAILTIPLFNCLDEGLEMGKCGLREVKESTPEDAYLFLKSLKLSKLTHLKKIEAREYPDVSRPEIALEKGWNLYDVLERMGDTISREILSGYPISIKGARYLIRRGFEEIPKLQGLILSEVLDDLVARKWGLKVAYNLTLLARKGLHEEYIRELNLNPGTTADLIGTSILIAVSELMKEGIVK; translated from the coding sequence TTGGGAACTATCGACCTTGGGAGAGAGGCTCCACCTCGGGTTAGGCTCGTACCTAAATGTGATCTCATATTAATAGCAGAGGCCTTGGAGGGGGCTTACCCTAAGGCAGGCAACGTATACCCTACTAATCCTTCCAACTTTCAGTACTTCGACTTGTTAATGGAAGCCTATAGGTTGAAGGAAGTATGCGAGATGAAGCTTCCTCTAGGCGAAAGGTTCCTCGCTTTTATACCTAACCAAAGGAAGAGCGCGTTAACGGGCTTCGCTATACTTACCATTCCATTATTCAACTGCCTAGACGAGGGACTCGAAATGGGTAAGTGCGGTCTCAGAGAGGTTAAAGAGAGCACGCCAGAGGACGCTTACCTGTTCTTAAAGTCCTTGAAATTAAGCAAGTTAACCCACTTAAAGAAGATAGAAGCTCGAGAATATCCCGACGTTAGTCGTCCGGAAATAGCGTTGGAAAAGGGCTGGAACCTATACGATGTTCTTGAGAGAATGGGAGATACTATTTCAAGGGAAATACTTAGTGGATACCCCATCAGTATCAAAGGCGCGCGTTACCTAATACGGAGAGGATTTGAGGAAATACCTAAGTTACAAGGCTTAATTCTATCGGAGGTGTTGGACGACCTAGTTGCAAGGAAATGGGGGTTAAAGGTCGCTTACAACTTAACTTTACTAGCTAGGAAGGGTCTTCACGAAGAGTACATAAGGGAGTTAAATTTGAACCCGGGAACGACTGCTGACCTCATAGGTACTTCGATTCTAATTGCCGTCTCGGAATTGATGAAAGAGGGTATTGTAAAGTGA